Within the Govania unica genome, the region GTGAATTGCAGGACGGGGCCTTTATCGGCATGGGGGCGACGGTGATGGATGGCTGCGTGGTTGAGACCGATGCCATGCTGGCGGCGGGCAGTTTGCTGACGCCGGGGAAAAGGATTCCGGCGCGGCAGATGTGGGCCGGACGGCCGGCGCGGTTCGTGCGGGACTTGAGTGCGGATGAAGTGGCCGGGCATCGCAAGGCGAGTGCGCATTATGCGGAGCTTGCGGCGGAGTATGTGGGGGCTTAGGGCTGTGGGGTGGAGAGATGGATACGCGGGTCAAGCCCGCGTATGACAATTTAGTGTGTGACAATTTAGTGGCTGATCGTTTTGCTCCATTGTCATTGCCGGGCTTGACCCGGCAATCCATCTTTGTCCTCCTCAGCCATATCTGGTTTTTACATAGCTTCCCGGCGCTGGTTCCAGTGCGTTGGCTGGGGTGCGGGCGGGGATTTTTTTGCCGCATTTGGGGGCGGACCATTGGTGCCAGTCGGGCCACCAGGAGCCGGGGTGGCGGGTGGCGTCGTGGAGCCATTCCCTAGCGGTTTGGGGAAGGGTATCGTTGGTGTAATGGTAATATTTATTGGCCGAGGGCGGGTTGACGACGCCGGCGATATGGCCTGATCCGGCGAGCACGAAGCGGCAATCGCCACTATAGATCTGGGTCGCTTTATAGACCGAGTTATAGGGGCAGATATGGTCGGTCTCGGCGGCCTGGATATAGATTGGAATCTTGATCTGGCTGAGGTCGATGGCGACGCCGTTCATTTCGACCTTGCCGGGTTTCACCAGATTGTTGTTCTGATACATCTCGCGCAGGTAAAATTCATGGGCCGCGCGGGTGACGCGGGTTGAATCGCTGTTCCAGTACAGCAGATCGAACGGGAACGGGTCCTTGCCCATCAGATAATTGTTGATGACGAAGGACCAGATGAGGTCGTTCGAGCGCAGCATGTTGAAGGTCGTGGCCATGGTATGGCCATCGAGAAAGCCTTTTTCGTCCATGGTCGCCTGCATATTGGCGATCTGCTCGTCATCGACGAAAAGCTTGAGCTCTCCGGCTTCGGAGAAATCCACCTGGCTGACGAAAAAGGTGGCGGCGGGGATGCGGGCGGCCGCGCCGGTGGCTTCGAGCCAGGCGAGCGTGCAGGCAAGGAGCGTGCCGCCGATGCAATAGCCAAGGGCATGCACGGATTTTTCGCCGGTGATCTGTTCGATGACATCAAGGGCGGCGAGGGGGCCAAGCCGCATATAATCGTCGAAGCCGAAGGCGGCATGGCGGACATCGGGGTTGCGCCAGGAAATGATGAAAGTGGTGTACCCCTGTTCGGTCAGCCATTTGACCAGTGAATTTTGCGGCTTCAGGTCAAGGATGTAATATTTGTTGATCCAGGGCGGTAGGACCAGCAGTGGGCGTTTATAGACTGTTTTGGTGGCCGGTTCATATTGAATGAGCTCGATCAGTTCGTTGCGGAAAATGACCTGTCCGGGCGTGGTGGCGATGTTTTCCCCGATGGCGAAGGCCTCAAGGTCGGTCTGGCTGATGTTGAGCTTGCCTTGGCCGCGGCCGAGGTCATCCAGCAGATTTTGCAGCCCTTTGACCAGATTGTCGCCGCCGGATGCGAGGGTCTCACGCATCACTTCGGGGTTGGTCAGGGCGAAGTTCGAGGGGCTGATGGCGTCGATGAACTGGCGCGTGAAGAAATCGAGCTTGCGGGAGTCGTGTTCTTCGTCGCCGCCCGCCGATTGGACGACGCCCTGCATCCAGCGCGCGCTTAGAAGATAAGACTGCTTGATGAAGTCATAGACCTGATTTTCGGTCCATTCGCTGTCGCGGAAGCGTTTGTCGCCCTGCTCCGGCTCGATCACCGGGTCGGGGGTGCCGCCCATCATGCGCAGGGTCGCGTTCTGCCACAGCTTCATATAGTCCTGCCACAGGGTAATGTGGCTGTCGGCCAGATGCTGTGGGGAGGTGAGGACCCGGTTGGTCATTTCGAGGAAGGCGCGGCCGACCGCCATGGGGTCGAGATTGGCCTGTTGGAGATAGGCATCGTTCGAGGACAGAAACTGGGAGATCAGCGTTTGACTGTGGGCGGCGATTTTAAGCCAGTTGTCGTTGAAGTCCTGAGCATCGGGGAAAGTAAAGGGTGTTGGTCCGTCATCCATTACGTGCGCGTCCCTGTTTGGCCGTTCTGCCATGATCCGCTGGTCTCTGTGAGAGTCAGTCTAGCGCACTCGGTTCGGGTTTGGGTAGGGGAGAGTGCGGGGAGCGCGGAAGGGCTGGATTGCTTCGGCTTTGCCGCGCAATGAAGGGTGTGAAAAAGCCTGAGAAGGCGCTTGCGTCCTGAGGTTCTTGGCGTAAAGT harbors:
- a CDS encoding PHA/PHB synthase family protein, with product MDDGPTPFTFPDAQDFNDNWLKIAAHSQTLISQFLSSNDAYLQQANLDPMAVGRAFLEMTNRVLTSPQHLADSHITLWQDYMKLWQNATLRMMGGTPDPVIEPEQGDKRFRDSEWTENQVYDFIKQSYLLSARWMQGVVQSAGGDEEHDSRKLDFFTRQFIDAISPSNFALTNPEVMRETLASGGDNLVKGLQNLLDDLGRGQGKLNISQTDLEAFAIGENIATTPGQVIFRNELIELIQYEPATKTVYKRPLLVLPPWINKYYILDLKPQNSLVKWLTEQGYTTFIISWRNPDVRHAAFGFDDYMRLGPLAALDVIEQITGEKSVHALGYCIGGTLLACTLAWLEATGAAARIPAATFFVSQVDFSEAGELKLFVDDEQIANMQATMDEKGFLDGHTMATTFNMLRSNDLIWSFVINNYLMGKDPFPFDLLYWNSDSTRVTRAAHEFYLREMYQNNNLVKPGKVEMNGVAIDLSQIKIPIYIQAAETDHICPYNSVYKATQIYSGDCRFVLAGSGHIAGVVNPPSANKYYHYTNDTLPQTAREWLHDATRHPGSWWPDWHQWSAPKCGKKIPARTPANALEPAPGSYVKTRYG